The following coding sequences lie in one Primulina huaijiensis isolate GDHJ02 chromosome 2, ASM1229523v2, whole genome shotgun sequence genomic window:
- the LOC140971028 gene encoding probable mediator of RNA polymerase II transcription subunit 26c: MDSEEFRAILSRSRVGIWALIETAIRVANSDYAEELRRRRDKIVEALYTPPSQLCRSCNSNVVEEHQYFNDNLDTNTISNKSNDDNSTRILNEDFSKSLLTPESNNPNFSRGDEQDLDPYGGLFDDEQTKILTIKEQLEDPHQSEDAVVDLLQILADMDITFQALKETDIGRHVNRLRKHPSGEVRRLVKMVVRKWKETVDEWVKVNQPQTSSNLLADGDSPQHNIPKNQQNGRHQVPDFGYSPNPQNGSSSVERNHAEYEPKPKPPQTVPRKEATRPPHSIPKSSSAPPNRAQRESVIDDERLNSARRRLQENYQEAENAKKQRTIQVMDIHEIPKPKNAFFAKNKSGFQGRHHR; this comes from the exons ATGGATTCCGAAGAGTTTCGGGCGATTCTATCCAGATCGAGGGTAGGGATATGGGCGCTTATTGAGACGGCCATTCGAGTAGCTAATTCCGATTATGCGGAGGAACTGCGCCGTCGCCGCGACAAAATCGTCGAGGCTCTCTATACCCCGCCATCCCAGCTGTGTCGAAGCTGCAACAGCAACGTTGTTGAGGAGCATCAGTATTTTAACGACAACCTTGATACCAACACTATTAGTAATAAATCTAATGATGATAATAGTACTAGGATTTTAAATGAGGATTTTAGCAAGAGTCTGCTGACTCCCGAGTCAAACAACCCCAATTTCAGTCGAGGAGACGAGCAAGATTTGGATCCCTATGGGGGCTTGTTTGATGATGAACAAACCAAAATTCTCACCATCAAAGAGCAGCTTGAAGACCCACACCAG AGCGAAGATGCTGTGGTGGATTTGCTTCAAATCCTGGCTGATATGGATATCACGTTCCAAGCTCTCAAG GAAACTGATATCGGGAGGCATGTGAATCGATTGAGGAAGCATCCATCAGGCGAAGTTCGCAGATTGGTCAAGATGGTTGTCAG AAAATGGAAAGAAACTGTGGATGAATGGGTCAAGGTGAACCAACCACAAACATCTTCAAACCTCTTAG CTGATGGGGATTCACCTCAGCACAACATACCCAAAAATCAGCAAAATGGTCGTCACCAG GTTCCAGATTTTGGCTACTCTCCAAATCCACAAA ATGGGAGTTCTAGTGTGGAAAGAAATCATGCAGAATATGAACCAAAGCCTAAGCCACCTCAAACTGTACCTCGGAAAGAAGCAACAAGACCACCGCACTCAATTCCTAAATCTTCCTCTGCTCCTCCTAAT AGAGCACAAAGGGAATCTGTGATAGATGACGAAAGGCTTAATTCAGCAAGGAGGCGGCTTCAAGAGAATTACCAAGAAGCTGAGAATG CCAAAAAGCAAAGGACAATTCAGGTGATGGATATTCATGAGATCCCGAAACCAAAGAATGCCTTCTTTGCAAAGAACAAAAGTGGCTTTCAGGGAAGGCACCATCGCTGA
- the LOC140971027 gene encoding uncharacterized protein, which translates to MTGFSGRKSTVKSVKQQKRKIVEVGRKQDEGPAKKSANITGRGYHEATESIGITKLQPRAQLQTPSAKIKLQLFPINERTRLGLEEHGYNPFLELTLSAQKKISSVVRHLNAKWSCSTIARGQLMLFPYSTKSEALDTCQKWTINDNAITAEEVYVAAESPFLFRLRYGWYSNVQHSTNERTPTFNECEAHTDSEGKISLCSRFMDITNQQEAKIVEDSEDVQNLINVSEVSETVVNEMKVLDAMEDRMDDEVTTDVPAQPTILWDDTFTNLSIGDLLSEISLQGNIKDSDLNSINKCIMQPIGFLSDISVGALLSEASLQSKISNSGVKLETESTLQPIVLTSGERNGKLLCDVSPHPDESKLDGQTIERKHTKSQSPWDDCFTTLSIGGLLSEISLMRKAGCEPKENESGLQHGAPLSDSFDAFVTAQLCQSSELQNPSCDKSTLSILDAEETCHGFPIQKLRPLNITDVTSSERASPGGCYIDTSGRPFWSPNVGKEKNETVFFKDSSCQEQNPWTCSGNEFD; encoded by the exons ATGACTGGTTTCTCTGGCAGAAAATCTACCGTGAAATCCGTTAAACAACAGAAAAGAAAGATTGTTGAGGTTGGAAGAAAGCAAGACGAAGGTCCTGCAAAAAAATCCGCGAATATAACTGGTCGGGGGTATCATGAAGCCACAG AAAGTATAGGGATTACTAAATTGCAGCCTCGGGCTCAATTGCAGACCCCATCTGCAAAGATTAAACTGCAGCTTTTCCCAATAAATGAACGTACTCGCTTGGGATTAGAGGAG CATGGCTACAATCCATTTCTAGAACTTACTCTAAGTGCTCAGAAGAAGATATCATCAGTGGTCAGACATCTGAATGCAAAATGGAGCTGTTCAACTATTGCAAGAGGACAACTCATGCTTTTCCCCTACAGTACAAAGTCAGAAGCACTAGATACATGCCAAAAATGGACAATAAATGACAATGCCATTACTGCAGAGGAGGTGTATGTTGCTGCGGAGAGTCCATTCCTTTTCCGCCTAAG GTATGGCTGGTATTCAAATGTCCAGCATAGCACGAATGAGAGAACCCCTACATTTAATGAATGTGAGGCTCATACAGATTCTGAGGGAAAGATCAGCCTCTGCAGTAGATTTATGGATATCACAAACCAGCAAGAAGCTAAAATAGTTGAGGATAGCGAGGATGTTCAAAATCTGATCAATGTGAGTGAAGTTTCAGAAACAGTAGTGAATGAAATGAAGGTTTTGGATGCCATGGAAGATCGCATG GATGATGAGGTAACCACTGATGTCCCTGCACAACCGACAATACTTTGGGATGATACTTTCACCAACTTGAGCATTGGAGACCTGCTATCTGAAATATCTTTGCAGGGAAATATCAAAGACTCTGATCTCAACTCCATAAATAAATGTATCATGCAGCCAATTGGTTTCCTTTCTGACATAAGTGTTGGGGCCCTGCTGTCTGAAGCATCTTTGCAGTCCAAGATCAGTAATTCAGGTGTGAAATTGGAGACCGAGTCAACGTTGCAACCTATTGTTTTGACTTCTGGTGAAAGAAATGGAAAGTTACTGTGCGATGTGTCTCCACACCCAGATGAGAGCAAGTTGGATGGACAAACAATAGAAAGGAAGCACACAAAATCTCAATCTCCATGGGATGATTGCTTTACTACCTTAAGCATTGGAGGCTTGTTATCTGAAATATCCTTGATGCGTAAAGCTGGGTGTGAACCAAAAGAGAATGAATCAGGCTTGCAGCATGGTGCACCCTTGTCTGATTCATTTGATGCTTTTGTCACAGCACAACTATGCCAAAGTTCTGAACTTCAAAATCCATCATGTGACAAGTCGACTTTATCTATATTGGATGCTGAAGAAACGTGCCATGGTTTTCCTATCCAGAAACTTCGACCATTGAACATTACGGATGTGACTTCGAGTGAAAGAGCTAGCCCTGGTGGATGCTACATTGATACTAGTGGAAGACCATTTTGGTCCCCCAATGTCGGAAAG GAGAAGAATGAAACAGTGTTTTTTAAGGATTCTTCGTGTCAAGAACAGAATCCTTGGACTTGCTCTGGAAACGAGTTTGATTAA
- the LOC140971024 gene encoding ABC transporter F family member 5: MDLASKLRSSFLPGASPLSTTNRPIHCRFVAVVSTSAIHSPLLKTPPLIFSKLQSVATETSASTTVFEEEDEDIEALFSDYNSEASQVSFKRSNKGSSGASAISSGVRLENVSKSYKGATVLKNINWEVKKGEKVGLVGVNGAGKTTQMRIIAGFEQPDSGNVIKAKSNMKIAFLNQEFEVLSTRTVKEEFLSAFRDEMEVAGRLEKVQKAMEKSVDDLELMGRLLDEFDLLQRRAQAVDLDEVDVKISKLMPELGFVPEDADRLVASFSGGWQMRMSLGKILLQDPDLLLLDEPTNHLDLDTIEWLEGYLNKQDVPMVIISHDRAFLDQLCTKIVDTDMGVSRTYEGNYSDYIIAKAAWIETQFAAWEKQQKEIEQTRDLISRLSGGANTGRASSAEKKLEKLQDDEQVEKPFIRKQMKIRFPECGQSGRSVVRIKNLVFGYENMVLFKNANLTIERGEKIAILGPNGCGKSTLLKLIMGMEKPTSGEILLGDHNVLPNYFEQNQAEALNLHKTVLESVAEVAREWRLDDIKGLLGRYNFKADMLEQKVSFLSGGEKARLAFCKFMVQPSTLLVLDEPTNHLDIPTKEMLEEAINEYQGTVITVSHDRYFIKQIVNRVLEVKDGMLQDYAGDYDYYLEKNLEARERELEREAEIEDKSPKAKAKSKMSKAEKEVRKKQKMQAFQAAKQKSKGLKNAKRWN; encoded by the exons ATGGATTTGGCATCAAAACTTCGATCCTCTTTTCTTCCCGGGGCCTCTCCACTTTCCACCACTAACCGCCCTATCCATTGCCGCTTTGTCGCTGTTGTCTCCACCTCCGCCATCCACAGTCCTCTCCTCAAGACTCCTCCTCTAATTTTTTCCAAGCTACAATCCGTGGCTACTGAAACTTCTGCCTCCACCACTGTTTTTGAAGAAGAGGATGAAGATATAGAGGCCCTTTTCTCCGATTATAATTCCGAAGCTTCCCAAGTTAGCTTCAAACGATCTAATAAGGGTTCCAGTGGCGCGTCCGCCATTTCCTCGGGCGTGAGGTTGGAAAATGTGAGTAAGAGTTACAAGGGAGCCACCGTACTGAAAAACATCAACTGGGAAGTGAAGAAAGGAGAAAAGGTTGGGTTAGTGGGTGTAAATGGCGCAGGAAAAACAACCCAGATGAGAATTATAGCCGGTTTTGAACAACCGGATTCAGGGAATGTAATCAAGGCAAAAAGTAACATGAAAATTGCGTTCTTGAACCAAGAATTCGAGGTTTTGTCTACTAGGACGGTGAAAGAAGAATTCTTGAGCGCTTTTAGGGACGAAATGGAGGTTGCGGGGAGGTTGGAGAAAGTGCAGAAGGCGATGGAGAAATCCGTGGATGATTTGGAGCTGATGGGGAGGCTGTTGGATGAGTTTGATTTGCTTCAGAGGAGGGCGCAAGCTGTAGACTTAGATGAGGTAGATGTTAAGATCAGCAAGTTGATGCCTGAGCTTGGGTTTGTGCCCGAGGATGCGGATAGACTTGTTGCATCATTTAGTGGAGGGTGGCAAATGAGGATGTCGCTCGGGAAGATTCTATTACAG GATCCTGATCTATTGCTTTTGGATGAACCCACAAATCATCTTGATCTTGATACCATCGAGTGGCTTGAGGGCTATTTAAATAAGCAGGACGTGCCAATGGTCATCATATCACATGACAGGGCTTTTCTCGATCAATTGTGCACAAAAATTGTGGACACCGATATGGGTGTTTCGAGAACTTATGAAGGAAATTACTCTGATTATATCATTGCAAAGGCAGCATGGATTGAAACTCAGTTTGCAGCATGGGAAAAGCAACAGAAAGAGATTGAACAGACTAGGGACCTTATAAGCAGGTTAAGTGGTGGAGCAAATACTGGCCGTGCTTCTTCTGCCGAAAAG AAGCTGGAAAAGCTCCAGGATGACGAACAAGTTGAGAAACCCTTTATTCGGAAGCAAATGAAGATCCGGTTTCCAGAATGTGGACAAAGCGGCCGATCAGTTGTGAGAATAAAGAACCTAGTATTTGGTTATGAGAACATG GTTCTATTTAAGAATGCAAATTTGACCATTGAAAGAGGAGAGAAAATTGCCATCCTTGGTCCAAATGGGTGTGGGAAAAGTACGTTACTTAAACTGATTATGGGCATGGAAAAGCCAACAAGTGGAGAAATTTTACTCGGGGATCACAATGTACTGCCAAACTATTTTGAGCAGAATCAG GCAGAGGCTCTTAATTTGCATAAAACAGTGCTGGAAAGTGTTGCTGAAGTTGCGCGAGAGTGGAGACTTGATGACATAAAGGGTCTCCTAGGTCGTTATAACTTCAAGGCAGATATGCTTGAACAGAAGGTTTCCTTTCTAAGTGGTGGTGAGAAG GCTCGACTCGCCTTTTGCAAGTTCATGGTTCAACCTTCAACCCTTCTTGTTTTGGATGAACCGACAAATCATTTAGACATACCTACGAAAGAGATGCTAGAG GAAGCGATAAACGAGTACCAGGGAACTGTTATTACAGTATCTCACGACAGATACTTCATAAAGCAAATTGTTAACCGAGTCTTGGAAGTGAAAGATGGGATGCTACAGGACTATGCTGGAGACTACGAT TACTATTTAGAGAAGAATCTTGAAGCTAGAGAAAGGGAGCTTGAAAGAGAGGCGGAGATCGAGGATAAGTCACCAAAAGCCAAAGCCAAATCCAAGATGTCCAAG GCGGAAAAGGAAGTGAGGAAGAAACAGAAAATGCAGGCATTTCAAGCTGCTAAACAGAAATCCAAAGGATTAAAGAATGCTAAAAGATGGAACTAA
- the LOC140971029 gene encoding violaxanthin de-epoxidase, chloroplastic has product MVLPPSMLYHPFHARFIFPTLELSVLHATNEYKPRPYSPPAFFIAKSFGFLPSHRLFCHTNLLIRGTDFRNCSTSAAMDESTSPVRIVALVGEGSVSPLESTPWSDVMLHTAERLQWIDEGFEMLVFTDNFNQANYEFIGMKIDRANILMIVAVVDQESVEWIQANCQQVSNVICFDSSPALTNKLGGYLVQTEAKRSIFRFLSLPPQRELKKSEEVVRTVFEAWDRHNADDIRFCLLVIINAYIRPVSILKNLRAKGFSTLNCMVKNCGPQILNCLLDPNCRKALQCLNQCSPVDQVCNYCCIASYESPKLEEFSLCVLQKHNCLGLDAKIPEKPHVMPMVRFRGEDLSHEISEDLLVGWLERLGWSWRVVAGQNPAYDQFPCQYQLFYRGKARGSFWYEPVFQVRTLGGALVWRRRKYRVKRGKIPGTFYFSVLDNGVVSNEFWTIVDVTDDFTWGLFHYHGAARVAGQSYSGAVLVSPDGTYPDESQRHRLESAFDRCRIKEWELYFVDNSCCQNPPLGPHEG; this is encoded by the exons ATGGTTCTTCCACCGTCGATGCTCTACCATCCATTCCATGCCCGCTTCATTTTCCCAACGCTCGAACTCTCCGTTCTACACGCAACCAATGAATACAAGCCTCGACCGTACAGCCCACCGGCTTTCTTCATCGCCAAATCATTCGGTTTTCTTCCGAGTCACCGCCTTTTCTGCCATACAAATCTATTGATCCGAGGCACAGATTTTCGTAATTGTTCCACTTCAGCTGCCATGGACGAGAGTACGAGTCCGGTGAGAATAGTGGCTCTCGTCGGCGAAGGTAGCGTAAGCCCGCTTGAATCCACACCTTGGTCGGACGTTATGCTCCACACA GCTGAAAGATTGCAATGGATTGATGAAGGTTTTGAAATGCTTGTTTTTACGGATAACTTTAATCAAGCTAATTATGAGTTCATAGGGATGAAAATAGATCGTGCAAATATTTTGATGATTGTTGCTGTAGTGGATCAAGAATCGGTTGAATGGATCCAAGCCAATTGTCAACAGGTTTCAAATGTAATATGTTTTGATTCATCTCCTGCTTTGACAAACAAGTTAGGGGGGTATCTTGTCCAAACTGAGGCAAAAAGAAGTATATTCAGATTTTTATCATTGCCTCCACAACGAGAACTCAAGAAATCAGAGGAAGTTGTTCGAACTGTATTTGAGGCCTGGGATAGGCATAATGCTGATGATATACGGTTCTGTCTGCTAGTTATAATAAATGCTTATATAAGGCCAGTTTCGATCCTGAAGAATCTCAGAGCAAAAGGCTTTTCGACATTGAATTGCATGGTGAAAAATTGTGGGCCTCAAATATTGAATTGTCTGTTGGATCCAAATTGTAGGAAAGCTCTTCAATGCTTGAATCAATGTAGTCCAGTGGACCAAGTATGCAACTATTGTTGCATTGCTTCATACGAGAGTCCTAAACTCGAAGAATTTTCCTTATGTGTACTGCAGAAGCATAACTGTCTTGGATTGGATGCCAAAATTCCAGAGAAACCTCATGTGATGCCAATGGTTCGGTTTCGAGGGGAGGATTTGAGTCATGAAATAAGTGAAGATCTTCTTGTGGGTTGGTTAGAGAGGTTGGGTTGGAGTTGGCGTGTTGTTGCTGGACAAAACCCCGCTTACGATCAGTTCCCATGCCAGTACCAGTTATTCTACCGGGGAAAGGCAAGAGGGTCATTTTGGTATGAACCAGTTTTTCAAGTGAGAACACTTGGAGGGGCTTTGGTGTGGAGACGAAGAAAATACCGTGTTAAACGAGGAAAGATACCTGGGACATTTTACTTCAGTGTATTGGATAATGGAGTGGTTTCAAATGAATTTTGGACGATAGTGGATGTGACAGATGATTTTACTTGGGGTCTGTTTCACTACCATGGAGCTGCTCGAGTTGCGGGACAGTCGTACAGTGGGGCAGTTCTTGTCAGCCCGGATGGCACATACCCAGACGAGAGTCAGAGGCATCGATTGGAGTCTGCGTTTGATAGATGTAGAATCAAGGAGTGGGAGCTATATTTTGTTGATAATTCTTGTTGTCAAAATCCACCTTTAGGCCCGCACGAGGGTTAA
- the LOC140971025 gene encoding protein TRIGALACTOSYLDIACYLGLYCEROL 3, chloroplastic: MVSSAVSWSCTPFTYNFKRNGSSNFVHPFPTFSYSSEANDNATRKSSFICACGVAPPKDLTPANFNGSHQAETLKVGKQPVDDSDVLIECRDVYKSFGEKHILRGVSFKIRHGEAVGIIGPSGTGKSTILKIMAGLLAPDKGEVLIRGRRRHGLICDDEISGLRIGLVFQSAALFDSLSVRDNVGFLLYENSTMPDDRISELVAETLAAVGLKGVEDRLPSELSGGMKKRVALARSIIFDTTKDSIEPEVLLYDEPTAGLDPIASTVVEDLIRSVHMKGEDAVGNLGKIASYVVVTHQHSTINRAVDRLIFLYEGKVVWQGMTQEFCSSPNPIVQQFASGSLDGPIRY; encoded by the exons ATGGTTTCTTCAGCGGTTTCGTGGTCTTGTACCCCTTTCACATATAATTTCAAACGCAATGGATCTTCCAATTTCGTCCACCCATTTCCAACCTTTTCTTACTCTTCCGAAGCTAATGATAATGCAACGAGGAAGAGCTCGTTCATTTGTGCTTGTGGGGTGGCTCCGCCTAAGGATTTAACACCCGCCAACTTCAAT GGTTCTCATCAAGCAGAAACTTTGAAGGTGGGGAAGCAGCCGGTGGATGATTCTGATGTGCTTATTGAATGCAGAGATGTCTATAAATCTTTTGGGGAAAAGCACATCTTAAGAGGTGTGAGTTTCAAG ATTAGGCACGGAGAGGCTGTTGGAATTATTGGGCCATCTGGAACTGGCAAGTcaaccatcttgaagatcatggCTGGGCTTCTAGCTCCAGATAAG GGTGAGGTTTTGATTCGAGGTAGAAGGCGGCATGGCTTAATCTGCGATGACGAAATATCTGGTCTTAGAATTGGCTTG GTCTTTCAGAGTGCAGCACTTTTTGATTCTTTGTCTGTTCGCGACAATGTTGGTTTCCTATT ATATGAAAATTCAACCATGCCCGATGATCGCATTTCAGAGCTTGTGGCAGAGACCCTAGCAGCTGTTGGTTTGAAG GGAGTTGAAGACCGGTTGCCATCTGAATTGTCTGGCGGGATGAAAAAAAGGGTTGCTTTGGCTCGGTCTATAATTTTTGATACCACCAAGGATTCAATAGAGCCTGAG GTGCTCTTGTATGATGAGCCAACTGCTGGACTTGATCCAATTGCATCCACAGTAGTCGAGGATCTCATCCGTTCTGTCCATATGAAAGGAGAGGATGCAGTGGGGAATCTCGGGAAGATTGCGTCCTACGTGGTCGTCACCCACCAACACAGCACAATTAATAGAGCCGTTGATAG GCTCATATTTCTGTACGAAGGAAAGGTTGTGTGGCAAGGAATGACTCAAGAGTTCTGCTCATCACCAAATCCAATTGTCCAGCAG TTTGCATCGGGGAGCTTGGACGGGCCAATTAGGTATTAG